The sequence CTCTGCAGGAATGTTGAATACATAGCTATGAATACCTTCATTCCTGCTTTAGCAAGACCCCCTGCAAATGTTACACAGTGTCCCTCTGCAATACCAACATCAAAAAATCTTTCAGGAAACTTTTTTGCAAAACCCTCCAGTCCTAACCCCTTTTCCATTGCTGCCGTAAGAACAACAATTCTGCTATTCGTTTCTCCTAAATTTTCAAGTATCTTCCCCACAGAGATTCCTGCTGATTGGTTTGAGATACTTATCCCGGACCCTGTCTTTATGTCAAAAGGACCTGTACTATGGAAGTCATCAGGTCTTTCTTCTGCAAATCTGTATCCCTTACCTTTTCTTGTAATGGTATGCAGTATAACAGGTTCTTTTATCTCTTTTATATTATTAAGTATCTCAACCAATTCCTGGAGGTTATGCCCATCTATTGGACCGAAATAATGGAGTCCTAACTTTTCAAAGAATACACCAGGGACTATAAGATACTTTGCTCTTTTCTCAAGGTCCTTTGCTAAATGGATTATATTTTCTCCCATCCCCGGTATTTTTTTTAGCACCTCCATAAACTCTTTTTTGGGTTTATTAAGAAAAGGGGAGGTTATCAATTTTGTAAGATAGTATGATAAAGCACCTTTTGTAGGGGAGATAGACATCCTGTTGTCGTTAAGGATTATTAAAAGTTCTTTACCGAGCGAGCCGAGGAAGTTCAGTCCTTCAAATGTAAGTCCATTGGTAAGAGAACCATCACCTATGACTGCAATTACCTTACCTCTATCATTAAAAAAGTCCTGTCCTGTTTTAAGTCCTGTTGCAGATGATATAGCAGTCCCTGCATGTCCTGTCTTAAAAATATCTCTTATATCCTCTTCAGGAGAAGGGAAACCAGATATACCTTCGTATTCCCTTAATGCTGAAAATTTTTCATATCTACCTGTAAGCAGTTTATGAACATAGCACTGGTGTCCCACATCCCAGATAATTTTATCTGGCGGGATATCAAACACCCTGTGCATGGCAAGTGTAAGTTCAACAATACCGAGATTGGAGGACAGATGCCCCCCTTTTTTAGAGACCGTTTCTATAATCACCTGTCTTATTTCAGACGCAAGTGTCTCTATCTCTTTTATAGAAAGTTTTTTAAGGAGGTCTGGTTGTTGAGAGACCTTTTCAATCAGAGCCATTTTGGGAAATTTTTTCTTTTATTTTATTAATGATTTTACTTATTTCCTCTTTTTTACTTATCTCATATGCCTTTGTAAACCAGAGAAGAGCACTTTCATACTCTTTAAGGTTCATATATACATATCCGAGGTGTTCATACACTTCAGCATCCTTTTCTTTCTCTACTGCTTTTTCAAGATAACTCTTAGCAATTGTATATTTTCCCATTTTATAGTATGCCCAGCCCAAACTATCTAAAAATGC comes from bacterium and encodes:
- the dxs gene encoding 1-deoxy-D-xylulose-5-phosphate synthase; the protein is MALIEKVSQQPDLLKKLSIKEIETLASEIRQVIIETVSKKGGHLSSNLGIVELTLAMHRVFDIPPDKIIWDVGHQCYVHKLLTGRYEKFSALREYEGISGFPSPEEDIRDIFKTGHAGTAISSATGLKTGQDFFNDRGKVIAVIGDGSLTNGLTFEGLNFLGSLGKELLIILNDNRMSISPTKGALSYYLTKLITSPFLNKPKKEFMEVLKKIPGMGENIIHLAKDLEKRAKYLIVPGVFFEKLGLHYFGPIDGHNLQELVEILNNIKEIKEPVILHTITRKGKGYRFAEERPDDFHSTGPFDIKTGSGISISNQSAGISVGKILENLGETNSRIVVLTAAMEKGLGLEGFAKKFPERFFDVGIAEGHCVTFAGGLAKAGMKVFIAMYSTFLQRCYDQIFHDICLQKLPVVFLIDRAGIVGEDGPTHQGIFDISFLRTLPDLKIFTPYSMANLEYIITNSLNEKYPCFIRYPRGKLPEKLLPVKHDGSNTVILACGSMAEYSIKACDILEKENIYVSCLPVDMVKPPDEALLNEINSFDRIVTVEENTISGGFGSSILEYFNCSKDILRIGLPDTFIEQGKRELLLKKYGLSEEQIAERIKSFIKGGL